In Rutidosis leptorrhynchoides isolate AG116_Rl617_1_P2 chromosome 2, CSIRO_AGI_Rlap_v1, whole genome shotgun sequence, one genomic interval encodes:
- the LOC139889241 gene encoding uncharacterized protein, with amino-acid sequence MASYLLAFDFDSEDVRVIQLIQELDEESKVEFVPRIPRVRGYILRDRESVAQCLWNDYFADTPFFSVKKFERRESIDALVRQSFTTLQKCTLAIRQLAYGLSPDALDEYLHMSEETSVICLNNFGKCIIDLYKSRYMRSHTATDVAQLYSAHEEKHGFKGMLGGIDCMHWEWKNCPVALKGQYTRGDVITRLFPLI; translated from the exons ATGGCATCATATTTACTAGCTTTCGATTTCGATTCGGAGGATGTTCGTGTTATCCAACTTATTCAAGAATTGGACGAAGAGTCCAAAGTTGAGTTCGTTCCTCGTATTCCTAGAGTTCGCGGATACATTTTGAGAGATCGTGAGTCAGTAGCGCAATGTTTGTGGAACGATTACTTTGCCGACACACCATTTTTTTCGGTTAAGAAATTTGAAAGGCG AGAAAGTATTGATGCGCTTGTTAGGCAGTCATTTACTACTTTACAAAAGTGTACTTTGGCTATACGTCAGTTAGCTTATGGATTGAGCCCTGATGCTCTCGATGAATATTTACATATGAGTGAGGAAACATCAGTAATATGTTTAAACAACTTTGGTAAATGTATTATTGATTTATATAAAAGTCGATACATGAGATCTCACACAGCAACCGATGTTGCACAATTATATAGTGCACACGAGGAGAAGCATGGATTCAAGGGTATGCTCGGTGGTATCGATTGCATGCATTGGGAATGGAAGAATTGTCCTGTAGCTTTGAAAGGACAATACACTAGGGGTgatgtaataacccgcctttttccgttaatttaa